In Verrucomicrobiia bacterium, a single genomic region encodes these proteins:
- a CDS encoding carbohydrate kinase family protein: MYDFLSIGDTSHNVFLEMTDDTVHINCRKNDENCEICFSWADKIPVKALHDTIGGNSANAAVSFARLGLKTALYTHVGKDDQGERIVKTLQADNIDTDFVVTDNDKMSNFSTVINLHGERSILVYHEHRHYAFPKIEPAKWIYLSSMGEGSESIFPDICAYTEQHQANLCYQPGTFQLKLGSAPAAELLRHTKVFMVNKEEAEMYLGIEKTEDFRQHLDGILALGPKIALVTDGTKGAYVSDGNEYIYLGIIEEAPRNEATGAGDSFSSAFAAALSHGKTLGEAMLWGQAQASSCIQQVGPQAGLLPQSEIEAILAAHPGLQPEPMR; this comes from the coding sequence ATGTACGACTTTCTTTCAATAGGTGACACATCGCACAACGTGTTCTTGGAAATGACCGATGACACAGTGCACATCAATTGCCGCAAAAACGACGAAAACTGCGAGATTTGCTTTAGCTGGGCAGACAAGATTCCTGTTAAGGCGCTTCACGACACTATTGGAGGCAACTCTGCCAACGCAGCCGTCTCCTTTGCGCGCTTAGGTCTTAAAACAGCCCTCTACACTCACGTGGGTAAGGACGACCAGGGCGAGCGCATCGTTAAGACACTTCAGGCTGATAATATCGACACTGACTTTGTGGTGACTGACAACGACAAGATGTCCAACTTCAGTACCGTCATCAACTTGCATGGTGAGCGCAGTATCTTGGTGTATCATGAGCACCGGCACTATGCTTTCCCAAAGATTGAGCCTGCAAAGTGGATCTATCTTTCATCCATGGGTGAGGGCTCAGAGAGCATCTTCCCTGACATTTGCGCGTATACAGAGCAGCACCAGGCCAACCTTTGTTACCAGCCTGGTACCTTCCAGTTGAAGCTGGGGAGTGCGCCAGCTGCAGAGCTGCTCCGCCACACCAAGGTCTTCATGGTGAACAAGGAAGAGGCTGAGATGTACCTAGGAATTGAGAAGACTGAGGATTTCCGCCAGCACTTGGACGGTATCCTTGCCCTTGGGCCAAAGATTGCCTTGGTGACCGATGGTACCAAGGGTGCCTACGTTTCCGACGGCAATGAGTACATTTACTTGGGAATTATTGAGGAAGCCCCCCGCAACGAAGCCACGGGTGCTGGAGACAGTTTCTCATCCGCCTTTGCCGCTGCCCTCTCTCACGGGAAAACCCTAGGCGAGGCAATGCTCTGGGGCCAGGCGCAAGCAAGCTCATGCATCCAGCAAGTAGGACCGCAAGCAGGCCTTCTCCCGCAGTCTGAGATTGAGGCTATTCTAGCGGCACATCCAGGCCTTCAGCCTGAACCAATGCGGTAG